The Neodiprion virginianus isolate iyNeoVirg1 chromosome 5, iyNeoVirg1.1, whole genome shotgun sequence genome contains a region encoding:
- the LOC124305088 gene encoding uncharacterized protein LOC124305088 isoform X1: MQLKNLRLKQHIHRLLELDCVQKSSIELIICRIWKNAHANEPTSLNPLEYGWMEMENRYVFKWFEGDQLPCFVSDLILNPEESDLEDEDDLSLSEDDSEDEN; the protein is encoded by the exons ATGCAATTGAAGAACTTGAGACTGAAGCAACATATACATCGACTTCTCGAGCTGGACTGTGTCCAGAAATCATCAATAGAACTGATAATTTGTCG CATTTGGAAAAATGCTCATGCGAATGAGCCCACATCACTGAATCCCCTTGAATACGGCTGGATGGAGATGGAAAACCGTTACGTATTTAAGTGGTTCGAAGGAGACCAACTTCCTTGCTTTGTCAGCGACTTGATTCTAAATCCTGAAG aatCTGACTTGGAGGATGAAGATGACTTGTCACTTTCTGAAGACGATTCcgaagatgaaaattaa
- the LOC124305087 gene encoding uncharacterized protein LOC124305087 isoform X3 — protein MYNRLMNRRKTLHKRNIGVNCDTGNQVNNDPNNVVNNSGREPMDISSAEVILKSDQECQVDFVSSAGIEQTKAFTCNRYIYMTNYCDAEVQTEIPEIATLKTIVNRKKMKDEEVQCGTSLTDRVDKSVGFNEAVVEQNRKQRSFCGFPSIKTDEDLLDIAGVNFQNFNFLLSKTENPSERSTITREQRLLIFLVKIKTGLTFSAIAIFFGLHRSTVSKIFFSTLQYLNSSTANLVFWPSRAAVQKTMPECFKPQYSNTRVIIDCTEFKIDVPSSVDDRIYCYFHYKKGFTAKVLIGITPSGFICFKSKVAGGRKGDSQLTLESNLVDSLEDGDVVLADIGFPEIRSIIDASGKRVLLIMPPFLEKKSESSKEETDLTYNIARVRIHVERIMQRLKTYQILYKIPEHLFFCIGNIIHVICGLVNLQPPIFSNKTKTIK, from the exons AT GTACAATCGACTCATGAACCGAAGAAAGACTCTTCACAAGCGTAACATCGGAGTGAATTGTGATACTGGAAATCAAGTTAATAACGACCCCAACAATGTTGTCAATAATAGTGGACGTGAACCTATGGATATAAGCAGTGCcgaagtaattttaaaaagtgaTCAAGAGTGTCAAGTAGATTTTGTAAGTTCTGCTGGTATCGAACAAACAAAAGCTTTCACTTGTAACAGATATATTTACATGACTAACTACTGCGATGCTGAAGTTCAAACTGAAATACCGGAAATTGCCACTCTCAAAACTATTGTgaataggaaaaaaatgaaagatgaaGAGGTACAATGCGGCACATCGTTAACAGATAGAGTAGATAAGTCGGTTGGTTTTAACGAGGCTGTAGTTGAACAAAATAGGAAACAGCGTAGTTTCTGTGGTTTTCCATCTATTAAGACCGATGAAGATTTATTAGATATTGCTGGAGTGAACTTCCagaactttaattttttattatctaaAACTGAAAACCCATCGGAAAGATCTACAATAACAAGAGAACAGaggcttttaatttttttagtgaaaataaaaactggaCTGACATTTTCAGCCATAGCAATTTTCTTTGGTTTACATCGGTCAACTGTCTCCAAGatattcttttcaactttacaatatttgaattcGTCAACTGCAAATTTAGTGTTTTGGCCAAGTAGAGCTGCCGTACAGAAAACTATGCCGGAATGTTTTAAACCTCAGTACTCTAATACTCGGGTTATCATAGACTGCACTGAATTCAAGATAGATGTTCCGTCAAGTGTTGACGACCGTATTTACTGTTACTTTCATTATAAGAAAGGTTTTACAGCAAAAGTACTGATTGGAATCACACCATCTGGGTTTATCTGTTTCAAATCGAAAGTTGCTGGCGGTAGAAAAGGTGATTCCCAATTAACTCTTGAATCGAATTTGGTAGATTCATTGGAAGATGGTGATGTGGTTTTAGCAGATATAGGTTTTCCTGAAATCAGATCTATCATTGATGCAAGTGGTAAACGAGTATTACTTATTATGCCAccatttttggaaaaaaaatcagaatctTCGAAAGAAGAAACAGATCTGACTTACAACATCGCAAGAGTTCGAATTCATGTAGAAAGAATTATGCAACGACTTAAAAcatatcaaattttgtataaaattccagAACATTTGTTCTTTTGCATCGGTAATATTATTCATGTTATCTGCGGCTTAGTAAATTTACAGCCAccaattttttctaataaaacaaaaactatcaagtag
- the LOC124305087 gene encoding uncharacterized protein LOC124305087 isoform X4 translates to MNRRKTLHKRNIGVNCDTGNQVNNDPNNVVNNSGREPMDISSAEVILKSDQECQVDFVSSAGIEQTKAFTCNRYIYMTNYCDAEVQTEIPEIATLKTIVNRKKMKDEEVQCGTSLTDRVDKSVGFNEAVVEQNRKQRSFCGFPSIKTDEDLLDIAGVNFQNFNFLLSKTENPSERSTITREQRLLIFLVKIKTGLTFSAIAIFFGLHRSTVSKIFFSTLQYLNSSTANLVFWPSRAAVQKTMPECFKPQYSNTRVIIDCTEFKIDVPSSVDDRIYCYFHYKKGFTAKVLIGITPSGFICFKSKVAGGRKGDSQLTLESNLVDSLEDGDVVLADIGFPEIRSIIDASGKRVLLIMPPFLEKKSESSKEETDLTYNIARVRIHVERIMQRLKTYQILYKIPEHLFFCIGNIIHVICGLVNLQPPIFSNKTKTIK, encoded by the coding sequence ATGAACCGAAGAAAGACTCTTCACAAGCGTAACATCGGAGTGAATTGTGATACTGGAAATCAAGTTAATAACGACCCCAACAATGTTGTCAATAATAGTGGACGTGAACCTATGGATATAAGCAGTGCcgaagtaattttaaaaagtgaTCAAGAGTGTCAAGTAGATTTTGTAAGTTCTGCTGGTATCGAACAAACAAAAGCTTTCACTTGTAACAGATATATTTACATGACTAACTACTGCGATGCTGAAGTTCAAACTGAAATACCGGAAATTGCCACTCTCAAAACTATTGTgaataggaaaaaaatgaaagatgaaGAGGTACAATGCGGCACATCGTTAACAGATAGAGTAGATAAGTCGGTTGGTTTTAACGAGGCTGTAGTTGAACAAAATAGGAAACAGCGTAGTTTCTGTGGTTTTCCATCTATTAAGACCGATGAAGATTTATTAGATATTGCTGGAGTGAACTTCCagaactttaattttttattatctaaAACTGAAAACCCATCGGAAAGATCTACAATAACAAGAGAACAGaggcttttaatttttttagtgaaaataaaaactggaCTGACATTTTCAGCCATAGCAATTTTCTTTGGTTTACATCGGTCAACTGTCTCCAAGatattcttttcaactttacaatatttgaattcGTCAACTGCAAATTTAGTGTTTTGGCCAAGTAGAGCTGCCGTACAGAAAACTATGCCGGAATGTTTTAAACCTCAGTACTCTAATACTCGGGTTATCATAGACTGCACTGAATTCAAGATAGATGTTCCGTCAAGTGTTGACGACCGTATTTACTGTTACTTTCATTATAAGAAAGGTTTTACAGCAAAAGTACTGATTGGAATCACACCATCTGGGTTTATCTGTTTCAAATCGAAAGTTGCTGGCGGTAGAAAAGGTGATTCCCAATTAACTCTTGAATCGAATTTGGTAGATTCATTGGAAGATGGTGATGTGGTTTTAGCAGATATAGGTTTTCCTGAAATCAGATCTATCATTGATGCAAGTGGTAAACGAGTATTACTTATTATGCCAccatttttggaaaaaaaatcagaatctTCGAAAGAAGAAACAGATCTGACTTACAACATCGCAAGAGTTCGAATTCATGTAGAAAGAATTATGCAACGACTTAAAAcatatcaaattttgtataaaattccagAACATTTGTTCTTTTGCATCGGTAATATTATTCATGTTATCTGCGGCTTAGTAAATTTACAGCCAccaattttttctaataaaacaaaaactatcaagtag
- the LOC124305087 gene encoding uncharacterized protein LOC124305087 isoform X2 gives MDCCCEKKKKKSDDPASPSYAPTLFPLVYHAKQVNERAVLSRYNRLMNRRKTLHKRNIGVNCDTGNQVNNDPNNVVNNSGREPMDISSAEVILKSDQECQVDFVSSAGIEQTKAFTCNRYIYMTNYCDAEVQTEIPEIATLKTIVNRKKMKDEEVQCGTSLTDRVDKSVGFNEAVVEQNRKQRSFCGFPSIKTDEDLLDIAGVNFQNFNFLLSKTENPSERSTITREQRLLIFLVKIKTGLTFSAIAIFFGLHRSTVSKIFFSTLQYLNSSTANLVFWPSRAAVQKTMPECFKPQYSNTRVIIDCTEFKIDVPSSVDDRIYCYFHYKKGFTAKVLIGITPSGFICFKSKVAGGRKGDSQLTLESNLVDSLEDGDVVLADIGFPEIRSIIDASGKRVLLIMPPFLEKKSESSKEETDLTYNIARVRIHVERIMQRLKTYQILYKIPEHLFFCIGNIIHVICGLVNLQPPIFSNKTKTIK, from the exons ATGGATTGCTgctgtgaaaagaaaaaa AAAAAATCAGATGATCCTGCGAGTCCAAGCTACGCGCCAACTCTATTCCCTCTAGTTTATCATGCAAAGCAAGTAAATGAAAGAGCTGTTTTGAGCAG GTACAATCGACTCATGAACCGAAGAAAGACTCTTCACAAGCGTAACATCGGAGTGAATTGTGATACTGGAAATCAAGTTAATAACGACCCCAACAATGTTGTCAATAATAGTGGACGTGAACCTATGGATATAAGCAGTGCcgaagtaattttaaaaagtgaTCAAGAGTGTCAAGTAGATTTTGTAAGTTCTGCTGGTATCGAACAAACAAAAGCTTTCACTTGTAACAGATATATTTACATGACTAACTACTGCGATGCTGAAGTTCAAACTGAAATACCGGAAATTGCCACTCTCAAAACTATTGTgaataggaaaaaaatgaaagatgaaGAGGTACAATGCGGCACATCGTTAACAGATAGAGTAGATAAGTCGGTTGGTTTTAACGAGGCTGTAGTTGAACAAAATAGGAAACAGCGTAGTTTCTGTGGTTTTCCATCTATTAAGACCGATGAAGATTTATTAGATATTGCTGGAGTGAACTTCCagaactttaattttttattatctaaAACTGAAAACCCATCGGAAAGATCTACAATAACAAGAGAACAGaggcttttaatttttttagtgaaaataaaaactggaCTGACATTTTCAGCCATAGCAATTTTCTTTGGTTTACATCGGTCAACTGTCTCCAAGatattcttttcaactttacaatatttgaattcGTCAACTGCAAATTTAGTGTTTTGGCCAAGTAGAGCTGCCGTACAGAAAACTATGCCGGAATGTTTTAAACCTCAGTACTCTAATACTCGGGTTATCATAGACTGCACTGAATTCAAGATAGATGTTCCGTCAAGTGTTGACGACCGTATTTACTGTTACTTTCATTATAAGAAAGGTTTTACAGCAAAAGTACTGATTGGAATCACACCATCTGGGTTTATCTGTTTCAAATCGAAAGTTGCTGGCGGTAGAAAAGGTGATTCCCAATTAACTCTTGAATCGAATTTGGTAGATTCATTGGAAGATGGTGATGTGGTTTTAGCAGATATAGGTTTTCCTGAAATCAGATCTATCATTGATGCAAGTGGTAAACGAGTATTACTTATTATGCCAccatttttggaaaaaaaatcagaatctTCGAAAGAAGAAACAGATCTGACTTACAACATCGCAAGAGTTCGAATTCATGTAGAAAGAATTATGCAACGACTTAAAAcatatcaaattttgtataaaattccagAACATTTGTTCTTTTGCATCGGTAATATTATTCATGTTATCTGCGGCTTAGTAAATTTACAGCCAccaattttttctaataaaacaaaaactatcaagtag
- the LOC124305087 gene encoding uncharacterized protein LOC124305087 isoform X1, translated as MDCCCEKKKWSPKTHHLICNAHFIGKKKSDDPASPSYAPTLFPLVYHAKQVNERAVLSRYNRLMNRRKTLHKRNIGVNCDTGNQVNNDPNNVVNNSGREPMDISSAEVILKSDQECQVDFVSSAGIEQTKAFTCNRYIYMTNYCDAEVQTEIPEIATLKTIVNRKKMKDEEVQCGTSLTDRVDKSVGFNEAVVEQNRKQRSFCGFPSIKTDEDLLDIAGVNFQNFNFLLSKTENPSERSTITREQRLLIFLVKIKTGLTFSAIAIFFGLHRSTVSKIFFSTLQYLNSSTANLVFWPSRAAVQKTMPECFKPQYSNTRVIIDCTEFKIDVPSSVDDRIYCYFHYKKGFTAKVLIGITPSGFICFKSKVAGGRKGDSQLTLESNLVDSLEDGDVVLADIGFPEIRSIIDASGKRVLLIMPPFLEKKSESSKEETDLTYNIARVRIHVERIMQRLKTYQILYKIPEHLFFCIGNIIHVICGLVNLQPPIFSNKTKTIK; from the exons ATGGATTGCTgctgtgaaaagaaaaaa TGGAGTCCAAAAACTCATCATTTAATATGTAATGCTCATTTCATTGGCAAGAAAAAATCAGATGATCCTGCGAGTCCAAGCTACGCGCCAACTCTATTCCCTCTAGTTTATCATGCAAAGCAAGTAAATGAAAGAGCTGTTTTGAGCAG GTACAATCGACTCATGAACCGAAGAAAGACTCTTCACAAGCGTAACATCGGAGTGAATTGTGATACTGGAAATCAAGTTAATAACGACCCCAACAATGTTGTCAATAATAGTGGACGTGAACCTATGGATATAAGCAGTGCcgaagtaattttaaaaagtgaTCAAGAGTGTCAAGTAGATTTTGTAAGTTCTGCTGGTATCGAACAAACAAAAGCTTTCACTTGTAACAGATATATTTACATGACTAACTACTGCGATGCTGAAGTTCAAACTGAAATACCGGAAATTGCCACTCTCAAAACTATTGTgaataggaaaaaaatgaaagatgaaGAGGTACAATGCGGCACATCGTTAACAGATAGAGTAGATAAGTCGGTTGGTTTTAACGAGGCTGTAGTTGAACAAAATAGGAAACAGCGTAGTTTCTGTGGTTTTCCATCTATTAAGACCGATGAAGATTTATTAGATATTGCTGGAGTGAACTTCCagaactttaattttttattatctaaAACTGAAAACCCATCGGAAAGATCTACAATAACAAGAGAACAGaggcttttaatttttttagtgaaaataaaaactggaCTGACATTTTCAGCCATAGCAATTTTCTTTGGTTTACATCGGTCAACTGTCTCCAAGatattcttttcaactttacaatatttgaattcGTCAACTGCAAATTTAGTGTTTTGGCCAAGTAGAGCTGCCGTACAGAAAACTATGCCGGAATGTTTTAAACCTCAGTACTCTAATACTCGGGTTATCATAGACTGCACTGAATTCAAGATAGATGTTCCGTCAAGTGTTGACGACCGTATTTACTGTTACTTTCATTATAAGAAAGGTTTTACAGCAAAAGTACTGATTGGAATCACACCATCTGGGTTTATCTGTTTCAAATCGAAAGTTGCTGGCGGTAGAAAAGGTGATTCCCAATTAACTCTTGAATCGAATTTGGTAGATTCATTGGAAGATGGTGATGTGGTTTTAGCAGATATAGGTTTTCCTGAAATCAGATCTATCATTGATGCAAGTGGTAAACGAGTATTACTTATTATGCCAccatttttggaaaaaaaatcagaatctTCGAAAGAAGAAACAGATCTGACTTACAACATCGCAAGAGTTCGAATTCATGTAGAAAGAATTATGCAACGACTTAAAAcatatcaaattttgtataaaattccagAACATTTGTTCTTTTGCATCGGTAATATTATTCATGTTATCTGCGGCTTAGTAAATTTACAGCCAccaattttttctaataaaacaaaaactatcaagtag
- the LOC124305088 gene encoding uncharacterized protein LOC124305088 isoform X2, with protein sequence MLGNMVNLKNPSSHIWMLTGTGNNESIWKNAHANEPTSLNPLEYGWMEMENRYVFKWFEGDQLPCFVSDLILNPEESDLEDEDDLSLSEDDSEDEN encoded by the exons ATGCTGGGCAACATGGTTAACTTGAAAAATCCTTCTTCTCACATTTGGATGCTAACCGGGACAGGAAACAACGAAAG CATTTGGAAAAATGCTCATGCGAATGAGCCCACATCACTGAATCCCCTTGAATACGGCTGGATGGAGATGGAAAACCGTTACGTATTTAAGTGGTTCGAAGGAGACCAACTTCCTTGCTTTGTCAGCGACTTGATTCTAAATCCTGAAG aatCTGACTTGGAGGATGAAGATGACTTGTCACTTTCTGAAGACGATTCcgaagatgaaaattaa